The following are from one region of the Rosistilla carotiformis genome:
- the rnk gene encoding nucleoside diphosphate kinase regulator: MAARKIVVTREDCQRLESLLASDFTQALCNKVNLKNLRGELAAARLVDPEKVPPDVVTMGSTVRLLDLDSDEMETFTLVYPDEANIADGKLSVLAPIGTAILGYRVGDMVCWKVPSGESRTRIEEILFQPERDQPAENPTSLTT; encoded by the coding sequence ATGGCCGCTCGAAAAATTGTCGTCACTCGCGAAGACTGTCAACGCTTGGAGAGCCTGCTTGCAAGCGACTTCACACAAGCGCTCTGCAACAAAGTCAATCTGAAGAACCTGCGCGGTGAATTGGCCGCCGCGCGACTCGTCGACCCCGAAAAGGTGCCCCCCGATGTGGTCACGATGGGATCGACCGTTCGTTTGCTGGACCTCGACAGCGATGAAATGGAAACGTTTACGTTGGTCTACCCCGACGAAGCGAATATCGCCGACGGCAAACTTTCGGTCTTGGCGCCGATCGGGACCGCGATCCTCGGATACCGCGTGGGAGATATGGTATGTTGGAAAGTCCCTAGCGGCGAAAGCCGAACACGTATTGAAGAGATCTTGTTTCAACCCGAACGAGATCAGCCCGCCGAGAATCCGACAAGCCTAACGACTTGA
- a CDS encoding amidohydrolase has product MNDSSHPSVPENPANPASRVAEIDRLVSHVWMVRAFLKHCEEAVDDEELQEIHRDLYDFMLALGPALASGDHAAYLKQAKKKLSKLRKATELFVAIQPEVSSHTNFQMAARSLQTAVDQIVQLVRA; this is encoded by the coding sequence ATGAACGACTCCTCGCATCCATCGGTTCCCGAAAACCCCGCCAATCCAGCTTCGCGCGTGGCCGAAATCGATCGGTTGGTGAGTCATGTTTGGATGGTCCGAGCGTTTCTCAAGCACTGCGAAGAAGCTGTCGACGATGAGGAACTGCAAGAGATCCACCGCGACCTTTACGACTTCATGCTCGCTCTGGGGCCGGCGTTGGCTAGCGGAGACCATGCGGCCTATCTGAAGCAAGCCAAAAAGAAGCTCAGCAAACTTCGCAAGGCGACCGAATTGTTCGTCGCAATCCAGCCTGAAGTCAGCAGCCATACCAACTTTCAAATGGCCGCCCGTTCCCTGCAGACCGCCGTCGACCAAATCGTGCAGTTGGTTCGGGCCTAG
- a CDS encoding class I SAM-dependent methyltransferase, producing MQKSLYDYPQYYDLAFRDETDDEADFIEAAWAKFGDGPLKHLLEPGCGSGRLVVELARRGYDVTGFDLSEPALRYTRSRLRRIDRTAQVLNADMIDFSLPRKFDMAYCTMNTFRHLLTEKEAQSHLQMVADHLRPGGLYLLGFHLMPPDADEECIERWRGSSGKTSVCFTLRVLDFCRRTRLESLRISMLAKTPRGEIRGRSEFQLRLYKAAQFKTLIAKVPDLELLEVFDFDYDIDEPQRLDNELADAVFVFRRRDSNA from the coding sequence ATGCAAAAAAGTCTCTACGATTACCCGCAGTATTACGACCTCGCCTTCCGCGATGAAACCGATGACGAAGCCGACTTCATCGAGGCGGCGTGGGCCAAGTTTGGCGACGGCCCGCTGAAACATCTGCTGGAACCTGGCTGCGGCAGCGGACGCTTAGTCGTCGAATTGGCCCGCCGTGGGTACGACGTGACCGGGTTTGATCTCAGCGAACCCGCCCTCCGCTACACCCGTTCGCGACTCCGCCGCATCGATCGCACCGCCCAGGTGCTCAACGCCGATATGATCGACTTCTCGCTGCCGCGGAAGTTCGACATGGCCTACTGCACGATGAACACCTTCCGGCATCTGTTGACCGAAAAGGAGGCTCAATCCCATCTGCAAATGGTCGCCGATCATCTGCGTCCCGGCGGTCTGTATCTGTTGGGCTTCCACTTGATGCCCCCCGACGCCGACGAGGAGTGTATCGAACGCTGGCGTGGCAGCAGCGGCAAGACCTCGGTCTGCTTCACCTTGCGCGTGCTCGATTTCTGTCGCCGCACCCGGCTCGAATCGCTCCGCATCTCGATGCTGGCCAAGACGCCGCGCGGCGAGATCCGCGGCCGCTCCGAATTCCAGTTGCGACTGTACAAAGCCGCTCAATTCAAGACGCTGATCGCCAAAGTCCCCGATCTGGAGTTGCTGGAAGTTTTTGATTTCGATTACGACATCGATGAACCCCAGCGATTGGACAACGAATTAGCCGACGCCGTCTTCGTCTTCCGCCGCCGCGATTCAAACGCTTAA
- the nhaA gene encoding Na+/H+ antiporter NhaA: MDRLARPLARFLHIEATSGIVLMICTAVAIGLANSPWAETYLGLWKTKVNLQIGSFQFEHSLRHIINDGLMSLFFFVIGLEVKRELVHGSLSDIRRATLPIAAALGGMIVPASIYIAMQYGQPAVRGWGIPMATDIAFVVGCLALLGSRVPNSLRILLLSLAIVDDIGAIIVIAIGYTDHLDLRYLGMAAVVIGIVQFFSYIGVRRFPPYIVAGLIAWFAFHESGVHATLAGVILGLMTPAKASIVPERFRVYLNQTSKSFEEEHLEVRVRRGEQVRMLQRISRETISPLEYLETALHQWSSYLVIPIFALANAGVAFQLSNINDPVAVAVILGLVIGKPVGVLGFSFLAVKSGLARLPEGLSWSVLAAGSFLAGIGFTMALFIDGLAFGDDGFTNAKTGILVGSGISAVLGMTFLLWTLPKPAVQSS, translated from the coding sequence ATCGATCGCCTCGCCCGACCGCTGGCCCGCTTCCTGCATATCGAAGCGACCAGCGGAATTGTCTTGATGATCTGCACCGCAGTGGCAATCGGTTTGGCCAACTCCCCCTGGGCCGAAACCTATCTCGGGTTATGGAAGACCAAAGTCAATCTGCAGATCGGTTCGTTTCAATTTGAACATTCGCTGCGGCACATCATCAACGATGGCTTGATGTCGTTGTTCTTCTTCGTGATCGGTCTGGAGGTCAAACGCGAACTCGTTCACGGTTCGCTCTCGGATATCCGCCGAGCCACGCTGCCGATCGCGGCGGCGCTGGGCGGAATGATCGTTCCGGCCAGCATCTACATCGCGATGCAGTACGGCCAACCGGCGGTTCGCGGCTGGGGAATCCCGATGGCGACCGACATCGCTTTTGTCGTTGGATGTCTGGCGCTGCTGGGATCGCGCGTTCCCAACAGCCTCCGCATTCTGCTGCTGTCGCTGGCGATCGTCGACGACATCGGGGCAATCATCGTGATCGCGATCGGATACACCGATCACTTGGACCTTCGCTATCTGGGCATGGCGGCGGTGGTCATCGGCATCGTGCAATTCTTTTCGTACATCGGCGTCCGCCGCTTCCCACCCTACATCGTCGCCGGCCTGATCGCTTGGTTTGCCTTCCACGAATCGGGAGTCCACGCCACGCTTGCCGGCGTGATCCTGGGGCTGATGACGCCAGCCAAAGCGTCGATCGTTCCGGAGCGTTTCCGCGTCTACCTGAACCAAACCAGCAAGTCGTTTGAAGAGGAGCATTTGGAAGTGCGGGTGCGTCGCGGCGAACAGGTGCGGATGCTGCAGCGGATATCGCGCGAGACGATCTCGCCGTTGGAATATTTGGAAACGGCGCTGCATCAATGGAGTAGCTATCTGGTGATTCCGATCTTTGCGTTGGCCAACGCGGGGGTCGCGTTTCAATTGAGCAACATCAACGACCCGGTGGCGGTCGCGGTCATCCTTGGCTTGGTCATCGGCAAACCGGTCGGAGTGCTGGGGTTCAGTTTCCTTGCGGTCAAAAGCGGCTTGGCGCGGTTGCCCGAGGGACTCAGTTGGTCTGTCTTGGCGGCCGGCAGCTTCCTGGCGGGAATCGGATTTACGATGGCCCTGTTCATCGACGGCCTCGCCTTTGGGGACGATGGTTTCACCAACGCCAAGACCGGCATCCTCGTCGGCTCCGGCATCAGCGCCGTCCTGGGGATGACGTTCCTGTTGTGGACTCTCCCCAAACCCGCAGTCCAATCGTCTTAG
- the cls gene encoding cardiolipin synthase, translating into MVEPVSVSIAITIAHVVAATLISFRVIMRKPPVGVALAWLFLVVAVPLAGVSFYLLVGERRVGQRRARKIARLRIDYERLTELAITEGLTDVDWTSHRREAAAMNRLGLSQVGVPTVSGSRVELFQDADTILRGIAADIDQARNSVLIEFYIWNQGGAAELVLEALKRAAGRGVSCRVLVDSVGGRPWWKGQQPAELRQAGVRCRPALKAGLWRTIFARNDLRLHRKIVVVDGEVAWTGSMNLVDPKFFKQDADVGQWVDAMLRVQGGAVSPLAMTMIGDWMLETDESIDEIIRCAELRMVEREGTGDIQVIPSGPSETDDGLLQMLLALINSAHDELVLTTPYFVPDDSMVRAIRGAAGRGVKVHLVVPNRVDSVLTHFASRSYFDELLEVGVQIYLYDKGLLHTKSITADGDMAMFGTVNLDMRSLWLNYEVSLFLYGQDLTGPVRALQGSYIDASQRVDHATWTNRSLRERLLENILRLIGPVL; encoded by the coding sequence TTGGTTGAACCCGTCTCAGTTTCGATCGCCATCACGATAGCGCATGTTGTGGCCGCTACCTTGATCTCGTTTCGCGTGATCATGCGCAAGCCTCCGGTCGGGGTTGCGCTGGCATGGCTGTTTTTGGTCGTCGCGGTTCCGTTGGCCGGAGTCAGTTTTTACCTGCTGGTCGGCGAGCGTCGCGTGGGCCAACGTCGGGCACGGAAGATTGCCCGCCTGCGTATCGATTACGAACGCCTGACGGAGTTGGCGATCACCGAAGGCTTGACCGATGTCGACTGGACATCGCATCGCCGTGAGGCCGCTGCCATGAATCGGCTGGGGCTGAGTCAAGTCGGGGTGCCGACGGTCTCGGGCAGTCGAGTTGAGTTGTTCCAAGATGCCGACACGATTCTCCGAGGCATTGCCGCGGACATCGATCAGGCGCGTAACAGCGTCCTGATTGAGTTCTATATTTGGAACCAAGGGGGCGCTGCCGAGCTGGTTTTGGAGGCGTTGAAGCGGGCCGCCGGGCGCGGCGTCTCATGTCGCGTGCTTGTCGATAGTGTCGGCGGACGACCGTGGTGGAAGGGACAGCAACCGGCGGAGCTGCGCCAAGCAGGAGTCCGCTGTCGACCTGCGCTGAAGGCTGGGCTATGGCGTACGATCTTCGCGCGCAACGACCTCCGGCTGCATCGCAAGATCGTTGTCGTCGATGGCGAGGTGGCCTGGACGGGCAGCATGAATTTGGTCGATCCCAAGTTCTTTAAACAGGATGCCGATGTGGGCCAGTGGGTCGATGCAATGCTGCGCGTGCAAGGTGGCGCGGTCTCGCCGTTGGCGATGACCATGATCGGCGACTGGATGTTGGAAACCGATGAATCGATCGATGAAATCATCCGTTGTGCGGAGCTGCGGATGGTGGAGCGTGAAGGGACCGGCGACATCCAAGTGATTCCTTCGGGACCGTCGGAAACCGACGATGGGCTGCTGCAGATGCTGCTGGCGCTTATCAATTCAGCGCACGATGAATTGGTCTTAACGACCCCCTATTTTGTTCCCGACGATTCGATGGTCCGAGCGATTCGCGGCGCCGCGGGGCGGGGTGTGAAGGTGCATCTGGTTGTGCCGAACCGTGTCGATTCGGTGCTAACGCATTTCGCCAGCCGATCTTATTTTGATGAGCTGTTAGAGGTGGGGGTGCAGATCTATCTCTACGACAAGGGCCTGTTGCATACCAAGTCGATCACGGCCGATGGGGACATGGCGATGTTCGGAACGGTGAATCTCGACATGCGCAGCTTGTGGCTGAACTATGAAGTTTCGTTGTTCCTGTACGGGCAGGATTTAACTGGCCCGGTTCGCGCCCTTCAGGGAAGCTACATCGATGCCAGCCAGCGAGTGGACCATGCAACGTGGACCAATCGGTCGCTGAGAGAACGTCTGCTGGAGAACATCCTGCGGCTGATTGGTCCGGTGCTTTAA
- a CDS encoding GGDEF domain-containing protein: protein MLGHSRDDTHLTEPRLQILLVEPRDTDALLLHRMLQHAHWQPWDVSACSTSAEAIDLLARQPFDGLIINIDHEEEDPFETLLAIRNIDPQLAILGLTDRNDEAMGMRMVECGAQDVLAKDLINGQLLYRAIRYGIARQRQISFLKTAAHTDALTGLGNRRALDRALNQTLAKFSADQQAFGFLILDVDHFKQFNDQHGHRAGDYVLSELGRVLRGSVASDETCSRYGGEEFGVLLPTTTDLQATTRMRDLIDLIASHLVEFEGTRYRVTASAGLTISHANDTVGSIIERADKALYLAKSNGRNRGELNLFADPAFPLPCDALIGGDV, encoded by the coding sequence TTGCTAGGCCACTCACGTGATGACACCCATTTGACCGAACCTCGCCTGCAGATCCTTCTCGTCGAACCTCGCGATACCGATGCGCTGTTGCTGCATCGAATGTTGCAACACGCCCATTGGCAACCGTGGGACGTTTCCGCTTGCTCAACGTCCGCCGAAGCGATCGATCTGCTGGCCCGACAGCCATTCGATGGTTTGATCATCAACATCGATCACGAGGAAGAGGATCCGTTTGAAACCTTGTTGGCGATTCGGAATATCGATCCTCAGCTGGCCATCTTGGGGCTGACCGATCGCAACGATGAAGCGATGGGGATGCGAATGGTTGAATGTGGGGCTCAAGATGTCCTTGCCAAGGATCTGATCAACGGACAACTGCTGTACCGTGCGATTCGGTACGGAATCGCGAGGCAGCGTCAGATCAGTTTTCTCAAGACTGCGGCGCATACCGATGCGCTCACGGGCTTGGGAAACCGTCGCGCCCTCGATCGAGCGCTCAACCAGACGTTGGCAAAGTTTTCAGCTGACCAGCAGGCTTTTGGTTTTCTGATTTTGGATGTCGACCATTTCAAGCAATTCAACGATCAACATGGGCACCGCGCCGGGGATTATGTGTTGAGTGAATTGGGCCGGGTGCTTCGTGGTTCGGTGGCCTCCGACGAGACTTGTTCGCGCTATGGTGGTGAAGAGTTTGGCGTTTTGTTGCCCACGACCACCGATCTTCAAGCGACCACCAGGATGCGAGACTTGATCGACCTGATCGCGTCGCATTTGGTCGAATTCGAAGGCACGCGCTACCGAGTCACCGCGAGCGCTGGTTTGACGATCTCGCATGCAAATGATACCGTTGGCAGCATTATCGAGCGGGCGGACAAAGCGTTGTATCTGGCGAAGTCCAATGGCCGGAATCGGGGCGAGTTGAATCTGTTCGCGGATCCGGCGTTCCCGTTGCCTTGCGACGCCTTGATCGGTGGCGACGTCTGA
- a CDS encoding response regulator, with amino-acid sequence MSGWLVVNQNIELTDRTRQQVNSRGLSCETAHNWQTAEQRILSNRYDVIIVDQAVETGDHRDVYQHIAASPERMNCKFIVTGETPAIDVPQNDAGVMRCESKMLADIDNLIRQVGA; translated from the coding sequence ATGAGTGGATGGTTGGTAGTCAATCAGAATATTGAATTGACAGATCGCACGCGTCAGCAAGTCAACTCGCGGGGCCTCTCTTGTGAAACCGCTCACAACTGGCAAACCGCCGAACAACGGATCCTCAGCAATCGCTACGACGTGATCATCGTCGATCAAGCGGTCGAGACGGGAGACCATCGCGACGTGTATCAACACATCGCAGCATCCCCGGAACGGATGAATTGCAAGTTCATCGTGACAGGTGAAACGCCTGCGATCGATGTCCCGCAAAACGATGCAGGCGTCATGCGATGCGAATCCAAAATGCTCGCGGATATCGACAACCTAATTCGCCAGGTTGGCGCGTAG